The DNA sequence AGGTCTGCCGATCCAGCAGTCTAGCGAACAGGCGTTGCGAAATGGCGTTACCATGAAAGACGCGTTCAAAACAGTAGAAACCTTCCGCAAAAAGAGCGATACGCCCCTGCTCCTGATGGGCTATTTAAACCCGGTTTACCGCTACGGCGTGAGCAACTTTTGTAAAGATGCACACTCTTCAGGTGTAGATGGGCTTATTCTCCCGGATCTTCCGCCCGAAGAGAGCAATTTGATTCGGGAGGCCGCTGCTGCCCACAATTTGAACCTGGTATTCCTGATTGCGCCAAATACACCCGACGACCGCATTACGCAAACCGATGCCCTGTCATCAGCCTTTGTGTACGCTGTTTCAATGACTGGCCTCACGGGTACCGCTATCAACGGAATGGACGCCGTATCCACCTACCTGCAACGGGCGCGTACCCTGGTAAAAGAAAATCCGCTTATGGTTGGCTTTGGCATCAAATCATTTGACGATGCCATGCGTTTGAGCGAGCACACGGATGGTTTTATCGTTGGTTCTGCCGTTATCAAGCTGCTGGAAAAACTCTGGCAAGATACTACGCTTACCGACGAAGCCCGACTGACCCAGCTTCGCGCCTTCGTGCAACAGTTGAAGTACGGCACTAAAGATGCTTCCGTACCAGCATAACTCTAGATACCCGCATACATGAATCGACTGTCTTTGAGTACTGAACCCACCCACCTGGTTTCTCGGCAGATGAAATCTTTTTGGACCCTTGTAGCTGCCCTCAGCCTGTTTGTCATCGCCGGCTGCTCTGGCAACGCTGATTACCGCCCGCGTGCTGTTGGCCCGGAAGGTATTGTCACCGTTGTCATCGACTCAACACAATGGAATGGTGTTGTTGGCGAGGCTATCCGCGAAACGCTTGGCGGCTACATTCAAACGTTACCGGTACCCGAACCAGCGTTTAAGCTTCAGCCTGCTGCCCTGACCTCCATGCAAGCCCTGGAAGTTGTCAAAAAACAGAAAAACGTGGTGATCGCTGCACCACTTGATGACAGCAGCAACACAGTATCCCAGTTTCTATCGAGCCGGCTGGATGAATCAGTCAAGGAGATGATTGCATCCGGATTGCCGGCCATTATCCCGCGCCCCAACCTCTGGAGAAAAGATCAAATGGTGGTCTACCTCACAGCGCAGACCCCGGATGAACTGGCTGCTTCCATTTACGAGAAATCCGACGACCTGCTTTACACATATAACAACATCACCCGGGAGCGTACCGAGGTTGAGATGTTCAAAAAAGGCAGGCAGGCAAATATCGAAGAAAACCTGTTGGAAAAACACGGCTTTGCTGTAAATGCACAGCACGACTATTTTGTGGCCGTAGACACAACCAATTTTGTGTGGCTTCGCCGTGTCATTTCAACTGAAACCTGGCGCAGCCTTTTTATCTATTTCGAAGACAACGCCAACCCCGGCGACCTGTCAGCCGACTGGGTCTACGCAACGCGCGACTCCCTTACCAAACAGTACGTTCAGGGCACGATGAACGGCTACGTCGAAATTGACCGCCGACGCAACCTGCGCACAGAAAACATCAATTTCCTCGACCGATACGGCTTTGAAACCCGCGGCCTGTGGCATATGGTCATTGAAGATGGTGGCCAGGTACTCCCTGCCGGCATGGGTGGTGCATTTGTGACCTATGCCTTTTACGATGAAGACAGTGGTCGTAACTACTTAATAGACGGGATGGTGTTTGCACCCAACTATCCTAAACGCGAGTTTTTACGACAGCTCGAAGTTATTGCCCATACCTTTAGATCCCAGCAGGAGTTGGATGAGACCACAGAGCTTGCCCAAAGCGAGTAACCTCGGTACCGCGGTCCACCCCGCACCTGCTTTACATCAAACCTTTATTCTGACCACGCTGACATTCAGCACATACCCAAACACTTAAACAAGAGCAGCAACCTTTGCCCGCCATGCAAACGCAAAACGATTCCTCCCTTCTGGAAGCAACAGACGACAAAAAACAAGTGTTACGACTCGGCCTCCCAAAAGGCAGCCTGCAAGAAGCTACATTCGAGCTTCTTAGCCGTGCCAGCTACCATTTTAGTGTCCGGCACCGCTCCTACCTGCCGTCTATTGATGATGAAGAATTATCGGCCATGCTTGTGCGCGCGCAAGAAATGGCACGATATGTAGAAGACGGCGTGTTCGACGTTGGCATTACGGGCAAAGACTGGGTCATCGAAACAGACGCAGACATTGTGCCAGTAGCAGACCTCATTTATTCCAAAAGCAGCATGCGCCCAGTCCGCTGGGTGCTTGCCGCACCGGAGAATGGCGATATCAATTCTGTGAAAGACCTTGAAGGAAAGCGCATTGCTACAGAAGTTGTGAACATCACCCGCAAGTGGCTCGACAAACACGGTGTAACCGCTGATGTCGAGTTCTCCTGGGGAGCAACGGAAGTGAAATGCCCTGAGCTGGTTGATGCCATCGTTGAAGTAACGGAGACCGGGGCTTCCCTGCGGGCCAACAAACTCAAGATTGTAGAGGTGTTGATGGAGTCGAATACGCAGCTTATCGCCAATAAAGCAGCGTGGAATGACCCATGGAAGCGGCAAAAGATTGAAAAAATTGCTATGCTGATGGAAGGCGCTATTCGGGCTGAAGGCCGTGTGGTCCTAAAAATGAATGCCCGCCGGGAAAGTGTTGACAATATTGTCAAGTGTTTGCCGGCCCTACGCATGCCAACCATTGCCCCCCTTGCCTTTGGCGAGGAATGGGTTGCTATCGAAACGGTAGTGGAAGAACGCAAAGTCCGCGATCTGATCCCCGAACTCAAACGCGCCGGCGCTGAAGGCATCATTGAGTACGAACTTAACAAGATAATTCCTTAATGCACGGTTTATGGGCTAACCTTTTCAAAGGCAGTGGCCCCAAAGAAGACACACGCAAACTTCTACAGCATACCAAGATTTTTGCCAGGCTATCCAATCGAGAATTGGACAGCATCGATCGGATTATGTATCGCCGCTACTATGAAGCAGGGGAAACTGTTTTTCAACAGGGCGACCCCGGCATTGGCATGTACATCATCCAGTTTGGCAACATCTCTATTGTTCAAATGCCGGCCGAGCATGAGCTTGCAGAACTGCACGCCGGCGACTTCTTCGGCGAAATTGCCCTCCTAAACGAGACCCCGCGCTCAGCTGCAGCTGTAGCAAAAACAGACTGTACCCTGCTCTGTGTCAGTCAGCCTGATTTGTTGGGCCTCTTCAAACGCAATCCCAAGCTGGCCTACAAAGTGCTCCTCCCACTGTCGCAAATCACCGGACAACGCGTAATCCAGCTTGACCACGACGTCCTCACGCTGCACCAACGCATCGAGGCGCTATCTGCCCAGGCTGATAGGACAGAAGCTGAAGGCGTAAGTGGTGGCTGACATGCAACAGAATACGTCGTGGGGTAGAATTGCTGTTTTCCTGCTGATTGGTTTCAGCATTATGTTTATGCTGTATCAGCTGTCCGATATCCTGAAGCTGGTCGTTATCTCTGCCCTCCTGGCCTACCTGTTTGATCCATTTGCCACCTCGCTTGAAGCATACGGCTTCTCACGCCTCATGGCTACGCTTGCCATTTTTGCAGCCTGTACCGTTGTGCTTGGGCTGCTTTCCTTTTTTGTAGTGCCCATTGCGATTCAGCAGTTTGGCATGCTCAAAACCGGAGAACTCATTCAGCAAATCGACTTGCTCGTGGCTGATCTGCAAATGCGACTGGAAGGCCCATTGAGTAGTATTGGTGTACAGGATCTTGATTTGAAGTCTTCTTTTCAGTCGAATGTAACAGGCTTCCTCAACGACTCTATTAACTATTTCCCAAGCCTGCTTTCCACCATCGGCAACCTGGTCCTCATTCCCTTCCTCATGTTTTTCTTTATCAAAGATGCGCGGACCATGAAAAAGGGATTTATCGATATTGTGCCAAACCGGTACTTCGAGTTTTCCCTGAACGTACTCCAGAAAATGGATGCGCAGCTCGGCAATTATCTTCGCGGTCAGTTCCTGGTTGCTGCAATCATTGGGTCGCTGGCCACACTGATCCTGTGGTTTTTGAATGTTGACTTCTTCATGGTGATTGGCCCCCTTGCCGGCCTCGCCAACATGATTCCCTACGTTGGCCCTGTCGCCGGCGGCTTGCTGGCGATCATCGTTTCCGTGGTAACCACTGGTTCATTCGAAACGATACCCGGGATTGTCATCGCATTTGCGCTCATTCAAACGCTCGACAATACCCTGCTGCAGCCTTTGATTCTCTCAAGAAACGTTGAACTACACCCCATGCTCATCCTGCTTGCTATTCTAGTGGGCGGCAAGC is a window from the Bacteroidota bacterium genome containing:
- a CDS encoding AI-2E family transporter is translated as MQQNTSWGRIAVFLLIGFSIMFMLYQLSDILKLVVISALLAYLFDPFATSLEAYGFSRLMATLAIFAACTVVLGLLSFFVVPIAIQQFGMLKTGELIQQIDLLVADLQMRLEGPLSSIGVQDLDLKSSFQSNVTGFLNDSINYFPSLLSTIGNLVLIPFLMFFFIKDARTMKKGFIDIVPNRYFEFSLNVLQKMDAQLGNYLRGQFLVAAIIGSLATLILWFLNVDFFMVIGPLAGLANMIPYVGPVAGGLLAIIVSVVTTGSFETIPGIVIAFALIQTLDNTLLQPLILSRNVELHPMLILLAILVGGKLFGVVGLLLAVPFTAIVKVIVVETFINLRRYHI
- a CDS encoding cyclic nucleotide-binding domain-containing protein, with the translated sequence MHGLWANLFKGSGPKEDTRKLLQHTKIFARLSNRELDSIDRIMYRRYYEAGETVFQQGDPGIGMYIIQFGNISIVQMPAEHELAELHAGDFFGEIALLNETPRSAAAVAKTDCTLLCVSQPDLLGLFKRNPKLAYKVLLPLSQITGQRVIQLDHDVLTLHQRIEALSAQADRTEAEGVSGG
- the trpA gene encoding tryptophan synthase subunit alpha, which encodes MKARNEKAMGIFVTNGFPERHATGAILETIDAAGADFIELGMPFSDPLAEGLPIQQSSEQALRNGVTMKDAFKTVETFRKKSDTPLLLMGYLNPVYRYGVSNFCKDAHSSGVDGLILPDLPPEESNLIREAAAAHNLNLVFLIAPNTPDDRITQTDALSSAFVYAVSMTGLTGTAINGMDAVSTYLQRARTLVKENPLMVGFGIKSFDDAMRLSEHTDGFIVGSAVIKLLEKLWQDTTLTDEARLTQLRAFVQQLKYGTKDASVPA
- a CDS encoding DUF4837 family protein, with the protein product MNRLSLSTEPTHLVSRQMKSFWTLVAALSLFVIAGCSGNADYRPRAVGPEGIVTVVIDSTQWNGVVGEAIRETLGGYIQTLPVPEPAFKLQPAALTSMQALEVVKKQKNVVIAAPLDDSSNTVSQFLSSRLDESVKEMIASGLPAIIPRPNLWRKDQMVVYLTAQTPDELAASIYEKSDDLLYTYNNITRERTEVEMFKKGRQANIEENLLEKHGFAVNAQHDYFVAVDTTNFVWLRRVISTETWRSLFIYFEDNANPGDLSADWVYATRDSLTKQYVQGTMNGYVEIDRRRNLRTENINFLDRYGFETRGLWHMVIEDGGQVLPAGMGGAFVTYAFYDEDSGRNYLIDGMVFAPNYPKREFLRQLEVIAHTFRSQQELDETTELAQSE
- the hisG gene encoding ATP phosphoribosyltransferase; the encoded protein is MQTQNDSSLLEATDDKKQVLRLGLPKGSLQEATFELLSRASYHFSVRHRSYLPSIDDEELSAMLVRAQEMARYVEDGVFDVGITGKDWVIETDADIVPVADLIYSKSSMRPVRWVLAAPENGDINSVKDLEGKRIATEVVNITRKWLDKHGVTADVEFSWGATEVKCPELVDAIVEVTETGASLRANKLKIVEVLMESNTQLIANKAAWNDPWKRQKIEKIAMLMEGAIRAEGRVVLKMNARRESVDNIVKCLPALRMPTIAPLAFGEEWVAIETVVEERKVRDLIPELKRAGAEGIIEYELNKIIP